A DNA window from Rhinolophus sinicus isolate RSC01 linkage group LG10, ASM3656204v1, whole genome shotgun sequence contains the following coding sequences:
- the MST1 gene encoding hepatocyte growth factor-like protein: MGLWWITVQPPARRMGWFPLLLLLMQCAGVPGQRSPLNDFQILRGTELQHLLHAEGPGPWQDDVTDAEECAGRCGRLLDCRAFHYNVSSHGCQLLPWTQDSPHTQLQRSGRCDLFQKKDYVRTCLMDNGVKYRGTVAITTGGLPCQRWSLRFPNDHRYTPTLRNGLEENFCRNPDRDPGGPWCYTTDPAVRFQSCGIKSCREATCTWCNGEDYRGAVDRTESGRECQRWDLQRPHPHPFEPSKFLDKGLDDNYCRNPDGSERPWCYTTDPQVEREFCDLSRCGSEAQPLHEATTLKCFRGKGEGYRGTANTTVTGVPCQRWDAQYPHQHRFAPEKYACKDLRENFCRNPDGSEAPWCFTSRPGMRVAFCYQIRRCIDDVRPEDCYHGAGEQYRGSVSKTRKGVRCQRWSAETPHKSQFTPTSAPHAQLEENFCRNPDGDSHGPWCYTTDPRTPFDYCALQRCDDDQPPSILEPPDQVLFEKCGKRGPPLDQHRSKLRVVGGQPGNSPWTVSLRNRQGQHFCGGSLVKEQWVLTARQCFSSCHMPLIGYEVWLGTVFQNPRPGDPGLQRVPVAKLVCGPSGSQLVLLKLERPATLNQHVALICLPPERYVVLPETKCEIAGWGETKDTGNNMVLNVASLTVISNQECNIKHRGRVRESEMCTKGLLAPVGACEGDYGGPLACFTHDCWVLEGIIIPNRVCARPGWPAIFMRVSVFVDWIHKVMQLG, from the exons ATGGGGCTGTGGTGGATCACAGTGCAGCCTCCAGCCAGGAGGATGGGGTGGTTCCCACTCCTGCTCCTTCTGATGCAGTGCGCAGGGGTCCCTG GGCAGCGCTCGCCTTTAAATGACTTCCAGATACTCCGGGGTACAGAGCTGCAACACCTGCTACATGCAGAGGGGCCTGGGCCTTGGCAAGACGATGTGACAGATGCTGAGGAATGTGCAGGGCGTTGCGGGCGCCTATTGGACTGCAG GGCCTTCCACTACAACGTGAGCAGCCATGGTTGCCAGCTGCTCCCATGGACTCAAGACTCACCCCACACACAGCTGCAGCGTTCAGGGCGCTGTGATCTCTTCCAAAAGAAAG ACTATGTGCGGACCTGCCTCATGGATAATGGGGTCAAGTACCGAGGCACTGTGGCCATCACCACAGGTGGCCTACCGTGCCAGCGCTGGAGCCTCAGGTTCCCCAATGACCACAG GTACACGCCCACACTCCGGAACGGCTTGGAGGAGAACTTCTGCCGCAACCCCGACCGGGACCCCGGAGGGCCATGGTGCTACACGACAGACCCTGCTGTGCGCTTCCAGAGCTGCGGCATCAAGTCCTGCAGGGAGG CCACTTGCACTTGGTGTAACGGCGAGGATTACCGCGGTGCAGTGGACCGCACCGAGTCAGGACGCGAGTGTCAGCGCTGGGACCTGCAGCGCCCGCACCCTCACCCCTTTGAGCCCAGCAA GTTCCTTGACAAAGGCCTGGACGACAACTACTGCCGGAATCCAGACGGCTCAGAGCGGCCCTGGTGCTATACCACTGACCCGCAGGTGGAGCGAGAATTCTGCGATCTCTCGCGCTGCG GGTCTGAGGCACAGCCGCTCCACGAAGCCACGACGCTGAAATGCTTCCGCGGGAAGGGCGAGGGCTACCGGGGCACGGCCAACACCACCGTCACGGGTGTGCCTTGCCAGCGTTGGGACGCACAGTACCCGCATCAGCATCGCTTTGCGCCCGAGAAATACGCGTGCAA GGACCTTCGGGAGAACTTCTGCCGGAACCCCGATGGCTCGGAGGCGCCCTGGTGCTTCACATCGCGGCCTGGCATGCGGGTGGCCTTCTGCTACCAGATCCGGCGCTGCATCGACGATGTGCGGCCAGAGG ACTGCTATCACGGCGCAGGGGAGCAGTACCGCGGCTCGGTCAGTAAGACTCGCAAGGGCGTCCGGTGCCAGCGCTGGTCCGCAGAGACGCCACACAAGTCGCA GTTCACGCCTACCTCCGCCCCACACGCACAACTGGAGGAGAACTTCTGCCGGAACCCAGACGGGGATAGCCACGGGCCCTGGTGCTACACTACTGATCCCAGGACTCCCTTCGACTACTGTGCACTGCAGCGCTGCG ATGATGACCAACCACCGTCCATTCTGGAGCCCCCGG ACCAAGTGCTGTTTGAGAAGTGTGGCAAGAGGGGGCCTCCCTTGGACCAGCATCGCTCCAAGCTGCGTGTGGTGGGGGGCCAGCCTGGGAACTCACCCTGGACAGTCAGCTTGCGCAATCG gcagggCCAGCATTTCTGTGGGGGATCCCTAGTGAAGGAGCAGTGGGTACTGACTGCCCGGCAGTGCTTCTCCTCCTG CCATATGCCTCTCATAGGCTATGAGGTGTGGTTGGGCACCGTGTTCCAGAACCCACGGCCTGGGGACCCAGGCCTGCAGCGGGTCCCAGTGGCCAAGTTGGTGTGCGGGCCTTCAGGCTCCCAGCTTGTTCTGCTCAAACTGGAGAG ACCTGCAACTCTGAACCAGCACGTGGCCCTGATCTGCTTGCCCCCTGAGCGGTATGTGGTACTTCCAGAGACCAAGTGTGAGATCGCAGGCTGGGGTGAAACCAAAG atacagggaacaacaTGGTGTTAAACGTGGCTTCGCTGACCGTCATCTCCAATCAGGAATGTAATATCAAACACCGAGGACGCGTGCGTGAGAGTGAGATGTGCACTAAGGGACTGCTGGCCCCCGTGGGCGCCTGTGAG GGTGACTACGGGGGCCCACTTGCCTGCTTTACCCATGACTGCTGGGTTCTGGAGGGAATTATAATCCCCAACCGAGTGTGTGCACGGCCTGGCTGGCCAGCCATTTTCATGCGTGTCTCTGTGTTTGTGGACTGGATTCACAAGGTCATGCAGCTGGGCTAG